The following proteins are encoded in a genomic region of Montipora foliosa isolate CH-2021 chromosome 8, ASM3666993v2, whole genome shotgun sequence:
- the LOC137968504 gene encoding uncharacterized protein, with protein MQLYLAFQPDDTAAQESAVASMEACIQDIWNWMTKDSLKINDDKTEVILIGRKAQLKKVKIDNLAVGDPKGLGCWFDNNFTMNAHVTKTCKAGFCYLHNICRIRKFLTQEITEKLIHAFVTSHRDYCNSLLYGLPSNLLAKLQRVQNAAARLIHRAPRFCHITPLLVDLHWLDIKSRIDFKMILLTCKAIHGQAPAYICELVNLTPNSSYGLRSNNKMLLSTLNFRTLSTLGNRAFAAAAPKLWNAIPLSIRQEQNVEHFKKKLKTYLFLCNYKSIEHMYIFL; from the coding sequence ATGCAGTTGTATCTCGCTTTTCAGCCTGACGACACCGCGGCTCAAGAATCTGCTGTTGCCTCTATGGAAGCATGTATACAAGATATTTGGAACTGGATGACTAAGGATAGCCTTAAAATCAATGACGACAAGACTGAGGTGATCCTCATTGGCAGAAAAGCACAGTTGAAGAAGGTGAAAATCGACAACCTGGCAGTGGGAGATCCTAAAGGCTTAGGCTGTTGGTTTGATAACAATTTCACGATGAATGCGCATGTTACTAAGACTTGTAAAGCTGGCTTCTGTTATCTTCACAATATCTGTAGGATTAGAAAGTTCTTAACACAAGAAATTACAGAAAAACTGATTCATGCGTTTGTCACAAGTCACCGGGACTACTGTAACTCTCTTCTGTACGGCCTACCAAGCAATCTCCTCGCCAAGCTTCAACGAGTGCAGAACGCCGCAGCCAGACTCATTCATCGGGCCCCCAGGTTCTGTCACATTACCCCTCTATTAGTTGATCTTCATTGGCTGGATATTAAAAGTAGAATTGACTTTAAGATGATTTTATTGACTTGTAAAGCCATTCATGGGCAGGCGCCTGCATATATTTGTGAATTAGTTAACCTTACACCGAATTCAAGTTACGGGCTCAGATCGAACAACAAGATGCTCCTCTCAACACTTAATTTTCGTACATTATCTACCCTGGGGAACCGCGCTTTTGCTGCAGCGGCCCCCAAACTATGGAATGCTATTCCCTTGTCAATTAGACAGGAGCAAAACGTTGAGCATttcaaaaagaagttgaagacatatttatttttatgcaacTACAAGAGTATAGAgcatatgtatatatttttatag